The genome window ACATTCCGCCAGAGCGCTGAGTTCCATAATTTTGGCGATTGCGAACATTCCGTCAACAAACGGGGTGAAGCCGGGAAAAATAAACCCACCGCCGCCGTCGCCAATCAGGGCGAATTTGCCTGTTTCGGCGGCACGCATGAGTGATTGAGGGTCGCTTTTGAGCCGCCGCACATGCCCGCCCATTTCCTCGGCAATGCGCTCGAAGGCGCGTGGGGCGGTGTTGGGAATGCCAACCGTGCACCCTTTCCAGACCATGAACGCCAGTTTGGTGATGGCGAGGAAGGCGTCCATGTCGCTCACACGTCCGCGGTTGTCTACCGTGATGAAGATGCGTTCTCCGCCTACGTCGAGCCGCGCACCGAAGTTGATGCCCAGCGAGGTGGTGATGGCGGCGAGGCGGTTCATGCCTTGCGCAAACTGTTCACGTGTGCGGAAGAGTTTGCGCTCGTCAATGTCAGCGTTGACGGCGACCACATCCACATTGAGTTCGGTGAGCAGAGGGGGGAGCACCTGCGTTGAAACGGCGTTGGCGTAGTCAATCACCACCTGCCCGAAGGCGTTGGGTAGCGGCCAGAGGTCCTGGTCCAGGCTGTTGAGGAAGTGGTAGGCGTACCGCGCCTGCACGTCGGTGGCGTAGTCAATGCGCCCGATTTCGTCAAGGTAGGCGCGGCGAATGTCTTCACGATGGAAAACGGTTTCGACGTTGCGTTCGTGGCGATGCCCCAGGTCAAGCCCGTTGGCGTCGAAGAATTTGATGTCCACGACGCGGTTATCGTAGGGGGAAAGGCGCACGTGGATACCGCCCTGGGCGTGGCTGGTGCGCGTGTAGTAGCGGGCGACGGGGATGGGTTGGGTTTGGATGTCGAGCGCGTGGACGCCCGCTGAGGGCAGCCCGCTCAGCAGGGCGCGCTTGATGACGCGCGGCGTGTTGTGGGCTTCGCGGTTGAGCACGACGGAAGCGCCGCGCGGCAAGGTCGCGCCGAACGCGCCGCCGAGTTTGGCGGCAAATTCGGGGGTGATGTCCACGTTGACGATGCCCGTGACGCCGTAGCGCCCAAAGAGCGTGCGCCGCCCCCGCGACCCCCAGATGATGCTGGCGCTGACGACGGCGCCCGCTTCGACTTCTTTGTCGGGCCAGATTTTGACGTTGGGCTGGATGATGGCGTCTTCTTCAATGTGCACGTTGTCGCTGATAATCGCGCCCTCGAAGATAATCACGCGCGATTTGATACTGCATTGGCGCAAAATAATCGCGCCGCGAATTTCCGTGCGTTCGCCGATGTAGGAATTGCGCCAGATAATCGAGCGTTCGATGGTGCTCCGCGCGTCTATGACTGTGCCGTCACGGATGACGGCGGGACCTTCAATCACGACGCCGCCTTTCAGTTTCACGCCTTCGCCCAGGTAGATGGGACCAACCAGGCGGGCGTCGGGGGCGATTTCGACTTCTCCACCGGTGTAAATGCCTTCGCAGAGCGGCATGCCCAGCGGTTCAACCTTGACGCGCCCTTCCAGCACGTCTTGCGTGGCGCGCACGTAGGCTTGCGGGTTCCCGATGTCGGTCCAGTAGCCTTCGGCGATGTAGCCGTAGGGGGGTGTTCCGCGTTCAATCAGCAGGGGAAACAGGTCGTGGCTGAAATCAAAAACGCTGCCCTTCTCGATGAAGTTGAGCACTTCGGGTTCAAGAACGTAGATGCCCGTGTTGACGGTGTCGCTCACCACGTCCGCCCAGCCGGGCTTTTCAATGAAGCGCGTGATGCGGTCTTCCTCGTCGGTGATGACGATGCCGTATTCCAGCGGGTTGCTCACCCGTGTGAGGGTGACGGTCGCCAGCCCCCCTTTGCGTCGGTGAAACTCGATGATGGCGCTCAGGTCGAAATCGGTGAGCGCGTCGCCACTCAGCACGATGAAGGGTTCATTCGGGTTGAGCAGTTCGGCGGCCTGGCGCACACTGCCCGCTGTCCCCAGCGGCACGTCTTCGACCGAATAGCGAATGTTCAGGCCGAATTCGCTTCCGTCGCCGTAGTAGTCTTGAATGTAGTGCGCCATGTACTGCACCGTCAGCACCAGGTCGGTGATGCCGTGGCGCTTACAGAGGTCGAAGATGTGCCCCAACATGGGTTTGTTGACGAGGGGGACCATGGGTTTTGGGCGGTTGATGGTCAGTGGGCGCAGACGCGAGCCTTCGCCACCAGCCATGATGACGGCTTGCATGGGGGATACCCTCCAGGAATTGCTGATTTGTTCGTTCGTGTTTTGATTGTAGCCTTATCTGTTGGATGAGGAAAGAGCCAAAAATGAAATGTGAGGCGACAGCATGGTGTTGATGATCAGCCTTCTGGCGTTGGCGTGTTTGGTCTGGTTGGCATGGCCGCCCCGTGATGAGGCGCGCTGGGCTTTTTTTGCCGCGCTCGGCGTGGCGGCGGGCTGGCTGGTCTTTGTGGGGTGGTGGTATGGCATTCCGGCGGAAGGGCGCGCCATGCGCTGGCTCTGGTTGGTGGTGCTGGCGTTGACGGGGGCGCCTCTGGTGCACCTGTTCGTCTGGAGCGCCGTCCGCCTGGTGGCGCAACGGGTGCGGCGGCGATGAGGGCGCGCGTGGCGGCTGTTCTGCGCTTGATGCGGGCGCATAGCGCGCTGGGGGCGGCGTTGCTGGTGCCGCTGGGGGGCGCGCTGGCGGGGGCGAACGGGTGGGATGGGCGCTGGATACCGCCCGCCCTGCTGGCGTTTGTGCTGGCGGCGTGGGGCAACGTGGACAACGATATTCACGATGTGGCGATTGACCGCCTCAATCGCCCAACGCGCCCTTTGCCGTCTGGGGCGCTGACGGTGGCGACGGCGCGGCGTGTGGCGGCCACGCTTGCCGGCGTTGCGCTGGGGCTGGGGGGCTGGCTGGGCTGGGTGGCGCTGACCGGTACACTGGCGGCGTTGGCGCTCACGGCGGCCTACACGCGCGAACTCAAAGGGCGCGGTGTGCTGGGACCGGCGCTGGTGGGCATGCTGACGATGTGGCCGCTGGCGTTTGGGGGGCTGTTGGCGGGGGATTTGGCGCGAGTTTGGCCTGTTGGCGCGGTGGTGGGGGCGCTCTTTGCCGCGCGCGAGGTGGTGAAGACGGTGCATGACCGCGCCGGCGATGCGGCGGCGGGGGTAGGCACGCTTGCCGTGCGGTGGGGCAACCGGCGCGCGCTGGCGTGCGCGGCGGTCTGGTTGGGGGTGGCGCTGGGGGTGGCGTGGGCGACGCCCTTCATCCGCGTGGTGGGGAGTTTGGCGGTGTTGTGCATGGCGGCGGTGTTTGCGCCTGTCTGGCGCGCGCCCCTGTCGGTGGGGACGGTGGCGCGTGCGCTGGCGTGGAGCAAGGTGGTGGGGTTGCTGCTGGTGGTGGGGCTGCTGGTCTGGTGGCGATGAAGCGCGGCGGCGTGTTGCACACACGCCGCCGCTGTGGTGTTAGGGCAACCCGAGTTCGCGTTTCAGGTCTTCAACGGATTTGTGCCCAAAGCGCAGCAAGCGAATGTCGCCGTCGGGGGTGATGATGAAAACGGGTTCATTAGGCGGGTTGAGCACGCTTTGCCCGAACGTGTCGCCGAGTTCGCGCACCATGTCGGGCGTGGCGCGGGCAAAGCGCCAGGTGAAGTTGTGGCGCTCGGTGTGGGCGCGCAACAGGTCTTCATCTTCGTAGATGTCAATATCCAGGCTGACGGCGGTGATGTTGTCGGGGAGACCACCGGTCTCCAGCGCCTGCACCTCTTTCGACTGGCGCAGGCAATTCGTTCACCAGACCGCCATGAGTTGCAGAAGGACGGTATCGCCGCCTTCAACCAGTTGCGCGATGGTGAAGGTTTCGCCGGTGCGCACGTCGCGCACGGGGGTGGTCATCCAGGCCGGCCATGCGCGCGCGCTGGTGGTCGGCTCAGCCGCCTGGGTGGCGGTCGGCGGCGTATCGGTCGCTGTGACGGCGGCGGTGGTGGGTGATGCGGATGCGGCCGCTGTCGGTTCGCGGGTGTGGGTGGCGTCGGCGCTGCGTTCTTCGGGCGCGGGGGCGGTGCTTGTACCGCCGCAGGCCGCAAGAAGCAAGGCAAGCGCCAGAACAACAATTTTTCTGGCCATAAACAGTCCTTTTCGTTTTTGCAGGTTGGCGGAAGTATTCTAGTGTAGAGACGCCGCAGGGCAAACACTTCTTACCGCGTGCTTTCTCTCCGCTCGTTTCCCCCTTCGCGGCTCAGCGTGTGGCGGGGTGTCCACAGCGGCTGAACAGAGGCGCAGAAAGCCGAAAGGCATGAAAAAACCGGGGTCAAAGCCCCGGTCATCTTCTCCTGCGTTTCAATCCCCTTGCGGGGATTAGGGCTTTTCAGACGAAGGTTTGGCGGCGGCAAAACGTCCACTGCGTTCATGCTGTTTCAATCCTCTTGCGGGGATTAGGGCTTTTCAGACTCGCGCCTATGTGGACGTAGGCGTGCGATATTTTGAGGTCGGTTTCAATCCCCTTGCGGGGATTAGGGCTTTTCAGACCATGAATACCACCCACGTCCGTGGATAGCCACTTTCGAGTTTCAATCCCCTTGCGGGGATTAGGGCTTTTCAGACCAAGATCTTAGAAGCCGTCAACGGCAAAAAGTATCCTGTGTTTCAATCCCCTTGCGGGGATTAGGGCTTTTCAGACTGAGCGATGTGCGCCTGAAGGCGCTTGGGGTAAAGTCTGTT of Ardenticatena maritima contains these proteins:
- a CDS encoding sugar phosphate nucleotidyltransferase, which translates into the protein MQAVIMAGGEGSRLRPLTINRPKPMVPLVNKPMLGHIFDLCKRHGITDLVLTVQYMAHYIQDYYGDGSEFGLNIRYSVEDVPLGTAGSVRQAAELLNPNEPFIVLSGDALTDFDLSAIIEFHRRKGGLATVTLTRVSNPLEYGIVITDEEDRITRFIEKPGWADVVSDTVNTGIYVLEPEVLNFIEKGSVFDFSHDLFPLLIERGTPPYGYIAEGYWTDIGNPQAYVRATQDVLEGRVKVEPLGMPLCEGIYTGGEVEIAPDARLVGPIYLGEGVKLKGGVVIEGPAVIRDGTVIDARSTIERSIIWRNSYIGERTEIRGAIILRQCSIKSRVIIFEGAIISDNVHIEEDAIIQPNVKIWPDKEVEAGAVVSASIIWGSRGRRTLFGRYGVTGIVNVDITPEFAAKLGGAFGATLPRGASVVLNREAHNTPRVIKRALLSGLPSAGVHALDIQTQPIPVARYYTRTSHAQGGIHVRLSPYDNRVVDIKFFDANGLDLGHRHERNVETVFHREDIRRAYLDEIGRIDYATDVQARYAYHFLNSLDQDLWPLPNAFGQVVIDYANAVSTQVLPPLLTELNVDVVAVNADIDERKLFRTREQFAQGMNRLAAITTSLGINFGARLDVGGERIFITVDNRGRVSDMDAFLAITKLAFMVWKGCTVGIPNTAPRAFERIAEEMGGHVRRLKSDPQSLMRAAETGKFALIGDGGGGFIFPGFTPFVDGMFAIAKIMELSALAECRLGEIVRELPAYHMAHGRVPCPWEHKGALMRQLIERYGDQPRTEVPEGVRIDLGDEWVLIIPDADAPAVRIIAEGRTAQNAHELVDRYVALVNNLLLTFA
- a CDS encoding thioredoxin domain-containing protein, encoding MQALETGGLPDNITAVSLDIDIYEDEDLLRAHTERHNFTWRFARATPDMVRELGDTFGQSVLNPPNEPVFIITPDGDIRLLRFGHKSVEDLKRELGLP
- a CDS encoding UbiA family prenyltransferase, which produces MAAVLRLMRAHSALGAALLVPLGGALAGANGWDGRWIPPALLAFVLAAWGNVDNDIHDVAIDRLNRPTRPLPSGALTVATARRVAATLAGVALGLGGWLGWVALTGTLAALALTAAYTRELKGRGVLGPALVGMLTMWPLAFGGLLAGDLARVWPVGAVVGALFAAREVVKTVHDRAGDAAAGVGTLAVRWGNRRALACAAVWLGVALGVAWATPFIRVVGSLAVLCMAAVFAPVWRAPLSVGTVARALAWSKVVGLLLVVGLLVWWR